Proteins encoded together in one Kitasatospora albolonga window:
- a CDS encoding ribonuclease: MVTSTKRRLPDRRTYVLDTSVLLADPGAMSRFDEHEVVLPIVVVTELEAKRHHPELGYFARQALRLLDDFRIRYGRLDAPIPLGDLGGTLRVELNHSDPGILPAGYRLGDNDSRILAVARNLQAEGYDVTVVSKDLPLRIKASSVGLLAEEYRAELAITDSGWTGMTDLSLSGEQVDLLFSEETLYVPEAAELPVHTGLVLQSERGKALGRVTAEGNVRLVRGDREAFGIHGRSAEQRIALDLLLDPDVGIVSLGGRAGTGKSALALCAGLEAVLERQQHKKVMVFRPLYAVGGQELGYLPGSEAEKMSPWAQAVFDTLSAVAGREVIEEVLGRGMLEVLPLTHIRGRSLHDAFVIVDEAQSLERNVLLTVLSRIGANSRVVLTHDVAQRDNLRVGRYDGVVAVVEKLKGHPLFAHVTLTRSERSQIAALVTEMLEEGHI; this comes from the coding sequence GTGGTGACCAGTACTAAGCGCCGCTTGCCCGACAGGCGCACATACGTTCTCGACACCAGCGTCCTGCTGGCCGATCCCGGTGCCATGTCCCGCTTCGACGAGCACGAGGTCGTGCTGCCGATCGTGGTGGTCACGGAGCTGGAGGCCAAACGGCACCATCCGGAGCTCGGGTACTTCGCCCGGCAGGCCCTGCGCCTGCTGGACGACTTCCGCATCCGGTACGGCCGGCTGGACGCCCCGATCCCGCTCGGGGATCTGGGCGGGACGCTCCGTGTCGAACTCAACCACTCCGACCCGGGCATACTGCCCGCCGGGTACCGGCTGGGGGACAACGACTCGCGTATCCTCGCGGTCGCCCGCAACCTCCAGGCGGAGGGGTACGACGTCACGGTCGTCTCCAAGGACCTGCCCCTGCGGATCAAGGCGTCCTCGGTCGGCCTCCTCGCCGAGGAGTACCGCGCCGAACTGGCCATCACCGACTCCGGCTGGACCGGGATGACCGATCTGTCCCTCTCGGGGGAGCAGGTCGACCTCCTCTTCAGTGAGGAGACGCTGTACGTCCCCGAGGCCGCCGAGCTGCCCGTCCACACCGGCCTGGTCCTCCAGTCCGAGCGCGGCAAGGCGCTCGGCCGGGTCACGGCCGAGGGCAATGTGCGGCTCGTGCGGGGCGACCGGGAGGCGTTCGGCATCCACGGCCGCAGCGCCGAGCAGCGGATCGCCCTCGATCTGCTCCTCGACCCGGACGTCGGCATCGTCTCGCTGGGCGGCCGGGCGGGCACCGGAAAGTCGGCGCTGGCCCTCTGCGCCGGACTGGAAGCAGTGCTGGAGCGTCAGCAGCACAAGAAGGTGATGGTTTTCCGGCCGCTGTACGCGGTCGGCGGCCAGGAGCTCGGCTATCTCCCCGGCAGCGAGGCCGAGAAGATGAGCCCCTGGGCGCAGGCGGTCTTCGACACGCTCTCGGCGGTCGCCGGGCGCGAGGTCATCGAGGAGGTGCTGGGGCGCGGGATGCTGGAGGTCCTGCCGCTCACCCACATCCGGGGGCGCTCGCTCCACGACGCCTTCGTGATCGTCGACGAGGCGCAGTCGCTCGAGCGGAACGTCCTGCTGACCGTGTTGTCCCGGATCGGGGCGAATTCCCGTGTGGTGCTCACCCATGACGTGGCCCAGCGGGACAACCTCCGGGTCGGCCGGTACGACGGAGTCGTCGCCGTGGTCGAGAAGCTGAAGGGGCATCCGCTCTTCGCGCATGTGACGCTCACACGTTCGGAGCGTTCGCAGATCGCCGCACTGGTGACCGAAATGCTGGAGGAAGGGCACATCTGA
- a CDS encoding transglycosylase domain-containing protein, producing MSRISVRGFAVASATAVTTVGAVVGVAAGGAPAADDNNFEAAAADTTLLADIPTGQQAQVQIASLTQQADAQAFAADAAAKKSAEESARIQAAKDAKSKKQAAEERVEAERLAAEKAAKEKKEKEEAERASRSSVRDASSFATQGSYTVAQVQAMARQMVPADQFQCFSNIVNHESTWNYRAVNPSSGAYGLMQALPGHKMSSAGADWQTNPATQIKWGLSYMDSRYGSPCGAWSFWQANNWY from the coding sequence GTGAGCCGGATCTCGGTCCGGGGGTTCGCCGTGGCATCTGCCACCGCGGTCACCACCGTTGGCGCCGTCGTAGGCGTTGCCGCGGGCGGCGCACCTGCCGCCGATGACAACAACTTCGAGGCAGCCGCAGCCGACACCACGCTGCTCGCAGACATCCCCACGGGCCAGCAGGCCCAGGTGCAGATCGCCTCGCTGACGCAGCAGGCCGACGCCCAGGCATTCGCCGCCGACGCCGCCGCGAAGAAGTCGGCCGAGGAGTCCGCCCGCATCCAGGCCGCCAAGGACGCCAAGTCCAAGAAGCAGGCGGCCGAGGAGCGGGTCGAGGCCGAGCGCCTGGCCGCCGAGAAGGCGGCCAAGGAGAAGAAGGAGAAGGAAGAGGCCGAGCGCGCCAGCCGGTCCTCCGTCCGCGACGCCTCCTCGTTCGCCACCCAGGGCTCGTACACCGTGGCCCAGGTCCAGGCGATGGCCCGTCAGATGGTCCCCGCCGACCAGTTCCAGTGCTTCAGCAACATCGTGAACCACGAGTCGACCTGGAACTACCGCGCGGTCAACCCGTCCTCCGGTGCGTACGGACTGATGCAGGCCCTCCCGGGCCACAAGATGTCCTCCGCCGGTGCCGACTGGCAGACCAACCCGGCCACCCAGATCAAGTGGGGCCTCAGCTACATGGACAGCCGCTACGGCTCCCCGTGCGGCGCCTGGTCCTTCTGGCAGGCCAACAACTGGTACTAG
- a CDS encoding AI-2E family transporter, whose product MSKLPGWLGRFGSELTELGARLEERRARAVEDDDPLGDAGPPVAPAAQDPGQVPAPPSYAPSVAAKPDPVAAIPWGMRVAAEAGWRLLVLAGTLWVLMQVITAVQLVVLAFSAALLITAMLQPTVVRLKGIGLPHGLATAVTGVLGFVIIGLVGWFVVWQVMENLDTLSDRVRDGIDELKRWLLDSPFHVTESQINDIAKNLNDTIGTNTEEITSAGLQGVTFMVEFLTGLLLAMFSTIFLLYDGRRIWEWSLKLVPAAARPGVAGAGPRAWRTLTAYVRGTVLVALIDAIFIGLGLYFLNVPLAVPLAVFIFLFAFIPLVGAVVSGALAVVVALVTEGVWTALWALVVVLAVQQIEGHILQPFILGRAVRVHPLAVVLAVATGGLVAGIGGAVVAVPLVAVTNTVVGYLRSYGSPGPVGGQHGATALGIAPASPPTSPPAASQPAAAPPGPADEPGGDPEPPARSEGEPPQK is encoded by the coding sequence ATGTCAAAACTACCGGGCTGGCTGGGCCGCTTCGGGTCCGAACTGACGGAGCTGGGCGCACGCCTGGAAGAGCGCCGGGCGCGCGCCGTCGAGGACGACGACCCCCTCGGAGACGCCGGGCCCCCCGTGGCCCCGGCGGCACAGGACCCCGGGCAGGTGCCCGCGCCGCCCTCGTACGCCCCCTCCGTCGCCGCCAAGCCCGATCCGGTCGCGGCGATTCCGTGGGGGATGCGGGTCGCGGCCGAGGCCGGGTGGCGGCTGCTCGTCCTCGCGGGGACCCTCTGGGTGCTGATGCAGGTGATCACCGCCGTACAGCTCGTGGTGCTCGCCTTCTCCGCCGCCCTGCTCATCACCGCGATGCTCCAGCCGACCGTGGTCCGGCTCAAGGGGATCGGGCTGCCGCACGGGCTCGCCACCGCCGTGACCGGGGTGCTCGGGTTCGTCATCATCGGCCTGGTCGGCTGGTTCGTGGTGTGGCAGGTGATGGAGAACCTCGACACGCTCTCCGACCGGGTCCGCGACGGCATCGACGAGCTGAAGCGCTGGCTGCTGGACAGCCCCTTCCATGTCACCGAGTCGCAGATCAACGACATCGCCAAGAACCTCAACGACACCATCGGCACCAACACGGAGGAGATCACCTCCGCCGGGCTCCAGGGCGTCACCTTCATGGTGGAGTTCCTCACCGGTCTGCTGCTGGCGATGTTCTCCACGATCTTCCTGCTCTACGACGGCCGGCGGATCTGGGAGTGGTCGCTCAAGCTGGTGCCCGCCGCCGCCCGCCCCGGTGTCGCCGGGGCCGGACCGCGCGCCTGGCGCACCCTGACCGCCTACGTACGCGGCACGGTGCTCGTCGCCCTGATCGACGCCATCTTCATCGGCCTCGGCCTCTACTTCCTCAACGTCCCGCTCGCGGTGCCGCTGGCCGTCTTCATCTTCCTGTTCGCCTTCATCCCGCTCGTCGGTGCCGTGGTCTCCGGAGCGCTGGCCGTGGTCGTCGCGCTCGTCACCGAAGGGGTGTGGACCGCGCTGTGGGCGCTGGTGGTGGTCCTGGCCGTGCAGCAGATCGAGGGCCACATCCTCCAGCCGTTCATCCTCGGCCGGGCGGTGCGGGTCCACCCGCTGGCCGTGGTCCTCGCGGTGGCGACGGGCGGCCTGGTCGCGGGCATCGGCGGCGCGGTGGTCGCCGTACCGCTGGTCGCCGTGACCAATACGGTGGTCGGCTATCTGCGGTCGTACGGTTCCCCGGGACCGGTCGGCGGACAGCACGGGGCCACCGCGCTGGGGATCGCCCCGGCCTCGCCACCGACCTCACCACCGGCCGCGTCGCAGCCCGCCGCGGCACCGCCGGGCCCGGCGGACGAGCCGGGCGGTGACCCCGAACCCCCGGCGCGGTCCGAGGGCGAGCCGCCGCAGAAGTAG
- a CDS encoding alkyl hydroperoxide reductase — protein sequence MALDELKSAIPDFAKDLKLNLGSVIGNSDLPKQQLWGTVLACAIASRSPKVLRELEPEAKANLSPEAYTAAKSAAAIMAMNNVFYRTRHLLSDPEYGTLRAGLRMNVIGNPGVEKVDFELWSLAVSAINGCGQCLDSHEQVLRKAGVDRETIQEAVKVASVIQAVGVTLDAEAVLAE from the coding sequence ATGGCTCTCGACGAACTGAAGTCCGCCATACCGGACTTCGCCAAGGACCTGAAGCTGAACCTCGGCTCGGTCATCGGCAACAGCGACCTCCCGAAGCAGCAGCTGTGGGGCACCGTGCTGGCCTGCGCGATCGCCTCGCGCTCGCCGAAGGTGCTGCGCGAGCTGGAGCCCGAGGCGAAGGCCAACCTCTCGCCGGAGGCGTACACCGCGGCGAAGTCGGCGGCGGCCATCATGGCCATGAACAACGTCTTCTACCGGACCCGGCACCTGCTGTCGGACCCGGAGTACGGCACGCTCCGCGCGGGCCTGCGGATGAACGTCATCGGCAACCCGGGCGTGGAGAAGGTCGACTTCGAGCTGTGGTCGCTCGCCGTCTCCGCGATCAACGGCTGCGGCCAGTGCCTGGACTCCCACGAGCAGGTGCTCCGCAAGGCCGGCGTGGACCGGGAGACGATCCAGGAAGCCGTCAAGGTCGCTTCGGTGATCCAGGCGGTCGGTGTGACCCTCGACGCCGAGGCCGTACTCGCCGAGTAG
- a CDS encoding alkyl hydroperoxide reductase — protein sequence MLTVGDKFPEFDLTACVSLESGKEFEQINHKTYEGKWKIVFAWPKDFTFVCPTEIAAFGKLNEEFADRDAQILGFSGDSEFVHHAWRKDHPDLTDLPFPMLADSKHELMRDLGIEGEDGFAQRAVFIVDQNNEIQFTMVTAGSVGRNPKEVLRVLDALQTDELCPCNWTKGENTLDPVALLSGE from the coding sequence GTGCTCACTGTCGGTGACAAGTTCCCCGAGTTCGACCTGACTGCTTGTGTCTCGCTGGAGAGCGGCAAGGAGTTCGAGCAGATCAACCACAAGACCTACGAGGGCAAGTGGAAGATCGTCTTCGCGTGGCCGAAGGACTTCACGTTCGTCTGCCCCACGGAGATCGCCGCCTTCGGCAAGCTGAACGAGGAGTTCGCCGACCGCGACGCCCAGATCCTCGGTTTCTCCGGTGACTCCGAGTTCGTGCACCACGCCTGGCGCAAGGACCACCCGGACCTGACCGACCTGCCCTTCCCGATGCTGGCCGACTCGAAGCACGAGCTCATGCGTGACCTCGGCATCGAGGGCGAGGACGGCTTCGCGCAGCGCGCCGTCTTCATCGTCGACCAGAACAACGAGATCCAGTTCACGATGGTGACCGCCGGTTCCGTGGGCCGTAACCCCAAGGAGGTCCTGCGGGTCCTGGACGCCCTGCAGACCGACGAGCTGTGCCCGTGCAACTGGACCAAGGGCGAGAACACCCTCGACCCGGTCGCGCTCCTCTCGGGCGAGTGA
- a CDS encoding hydrogen peroxide-inducible protein activator, whose product MAQGKQGIRPKQAGKSAARQPSLSQLRAFAAVAEHLHFRDAAAAIGMSQPALSGAVSTLEEALGVQLIERTTRKVLLSPAGERLAVRTGVVLEAVAALMEEAEAARAPFTGVLRLGVIPTVAPYLLPTVLRLVHDRYPDLDLQVHEEQTSSLLEGLAAGRLDLLLLAVPLGVPGVSELPLFDEDFVLVMEQDHWLGGRADIPREALRELPLLLLDEGHCLRDQALDICREAGRTEGAPVTTTAAGLSTLVQLVAGGLGVTLLPRTAVTVETGRNDALATGYFAHPAPTRRVALAMRAGSARGGEFEEFAAALREAMEPLPVRVVDAPQPVVDAP is encoded by the coding sequence GTGGCCCAGGGAAAACAGGGCATACGCCCGAAGCAGGCCGGTAAGTCGGCCGCCAGGCAGCCCAGCCTCTCGCAGCTGCGTGCCTTCGCGGCCGTGGCGGAACATCTGCACTTCCGGGACGCGGCGGCAGCAATCGGGATGAGTCAGCCCGCACTCTCCGGAGCCGTCTCCACCCTGGAGGAGGCACTGGGTGTCCAGCTCATCGAGCGTACGACGCGCAAGGTGCTGCTCTCGCCCGCCGGGGAGCGGCTCGCGGTACGGACCGGTGTCGTGCTGGAGGCCGTCGCGGCGCTGATGGAGGAGGCAGAGGCGGCGCGGGCGCCGTTCACCGGGGTGCTCCGGCTCGGGGTGATCCCGACCGTCGCCCCGTATCTGCTGCCCACCGTGCTCCGGCTGGTCCACGACCGCTACCCCGACCTCGACCTCCAGGTCCACGAGGAGCAGACCTCCTCCCTGCTGGAGGGGCTCGCCGCCGGACGTCTGGACCTGCTGCTCCTCGCCGTGCCGCTCGGGGTGCCCGGGGTGAGCGAGCTCCCCCTCTTCGACGAGGACTTCGTGCTGGTCATGGAGCAGGACCACTGGCTGGGCGGCCGGGCCGACATCCCGCGCGAGGCGCTGCGGGAGCTGCCTCTGCTCCTCCTGGACGAGGGCCACTGCCTGCGCGACCAGGCCCTGGACATCTGCCGGGAGGCCGGGCGTACGGAGGGGGCGCCGGTCACCACGACCGCCGCCGGGCTCTCCACCCTGGTCCAGCTGGTGGCGGGCGGGCTCGGGGTGACGCTGCTGCCGCGCACCGCGGTGACGGTGGAGACCGGACGCAACGACGCCCTGGCCACCGGGTACTTCGCCCACCCGGCCCCGACCCGGCGAGTGGCCCTCGCGATGCGGGCGGGCTCCGCGCGGGGCGGCGAGTTCGAGGAGTTCGCCGCCGCGCTGCGGGAAGCGATGGAGCCGCTTCCGGTACGGGTGGTGGACGCGCCTCAGCCCGTGGTGGACGCGCCTTAG
- a CDS encoding macrolide ABC transporter ATP-binding protein, translating into MIPDGSLLAAHDLRKTYGSTPALDGASFSVHPGEVVAVMGPSGSGKSTLLHCLAGIITPDSGTITYAGRELSAMSDAERSALRRSDFGFVFQFGQLVPELTCVENVALPLRLNGVKRRAAERTAREWMERLEVDGLAAKRPGEVSGGQGQRVAVARALAGSPKVIFADEPTGALDSLNGERVMELLTEAARSSNVAVVLVTHEARVAAYSDRDVTVRDGRARDLEHAV; encoded by the coding sequence GTGATCCCCGACGGCTCCCTGCTCGCCGCGCACGATCTGCGCAAGACCTACGGTTCGACGCCCGCCCTGGACGGTGCCTCGTTCTCCGTGCACCCCGGCGAGGTCGTCGCCGTGATGGGCCCCTCCGGCTCCGGCAAGTCGACCCTGCTGCACTGTCTGGCCGGGATCATCACCCCGGACTCCGGCACCATCACCTACGCGGGCCGCGAGCTGTCCGCGATGTCGGACGCCGAGCGCAGCGCCCTGCGCCGCAGCGACTTCGGCTTCGTCTTCCAGTTCGGCCAGCTCGTCCCCGAGCTGACCTGCGTGGAGAACGTGGCGCTGCCGCTGCGGCTCAACGGGGTGAAGCGCAGGGCCGCCGAGCGCACCGCCCGGGAGTGGATGGAGCGCCTGGAGGTCGACGGGCTCGCCGCCAAGCGCCCCGGTGAGGTCTCCGGCGGCCAGGGCCAGCGGGTCGCCGTGGCCCGCGCGCTGGCCGGCTCCCCGAAGGTGATCTTCGCGGACGAGCCGACCGGTGCCCTGGACTCCCTCAACGGCGAGCGGGTGATGGAGCTGCTCACCGAGGCCGCCCGCTCCTCCAACGTGGCGGTCGTCCTGGTGACCCACGAGGCCCGGGTCGCCGCCTACTCCGACCGTGACGTCACCGTGCGCGACGGCCGGGCCCGCGACCTGGAGCACGCCGTATGA
- a CDS encoding PadR family transcriptional regulator, giving the protein MSIGHTLLGLLESGPRHGYDLKRTFDEKFGQDRPLHYGQVYSTMSRLLKNGLVEVDGIESEGGPERKRYAITDAGITDVSRWLMQPEKPEPYLQSTLYTKVVLALLTDRSAADLLDSQRSEHLRMMRVLTDRKRKGDLADQLICDHALFHLEADLRWLELTAARLGQLAKVVAA; this is encoded by the coding sequence ATGTCTATCGGTCACACACTCCTGGGACTCCTGGAATCCGGCCCCCGCCACGGCTACGACCTGAAGCGGACCTTCGACGAGAAGTTCGGCCAGGACCGCCCGCTCCACTACGGCCAGGTCTACTCGACGATGTCCCGCCTCCTGAAGAACGGGCTCGTCGAGGTCGACGGCATAGAGAGCGAAGGAGGGCCCGAGCGCAAGCGGTACGCCATCACCGACGCCGGGATCACCGACGTCTCCCGCTGGCTCATGCAGCCCGAGAAGCCGGAGCCGTATCTCCAGTCGACGCTCTACACCAAGGTGGTCCTCGCCCTCCTCACCGACCGCAGCGCGGCCGACCTGCTGGACTCCCAGCGCTCGGAGCACCTGCGGATGATGCGTGTCCTCACCGACCGCAAGCGCAAGGGCGACCTCGCCGACCAGCTCATCTGCGACCACGCCCTGTTCCATCTGGAAGCCGATCTGCGCTGGCTGGAACTGACCGCCGCCCGGCTCGGCCAGCTCGCCAAGGTGGTGGCCGCGTGA